In the genome of Phycisphaerae bacterium, one region contains:
- a CDS encoding ATP-binding cassette domain-containing protein, whose product MNEPVIAARHLTRRFGEFVAVRDVTFDVARSSIFGLLGPNGSGKSTLIRMLCGVLRPSEGTGSVLGIDIRQDPEGVKRRIGYMSQKFSLYADLSVTENLRFYGRVYGLSPVRQREREDAVISLTGIADYADRLGGQLSGGWKQRLALACALIHEPEVLFLDEPTAGIDPVARRELWDLLFELSHRGVTMFVTTHYMDEAERCTHVGYIYQARLIALGRPDELKLGEAVTPPGTQRYEITCAAPADALARARQLPEVRDATMFGDTLHILVADTLPPESLLAQVAPSQSDATFRPIGPSLEDVFVLLSRAQESRPRAQSKPRP is encoded by the coding sequence GTGAACGAACCCGTCATCGCCGCCCGCCACCTGACCCGCCGCTTCGGCGAGTTCGTCGCCGTCCGCGATGTCACCTTCGACGTCGCCCGCTCGAGCATCTTCGGCCTCCTCGGCCCCAACGGCAGCGGCAAATCCACCCTCATCCGCATGCTCTGCGGCGTCCTCCGCCCCAGCGAAGGCACGGGGTCCGTCCTCGGCATCGACATCCGCCAGGACCCCGAAGGCGTCAAACGCCGCATCGGCTACATGTCGCAGAAGTTCAGCCTCTACGCCGACCTCTCCGTCACCGAAAACCTCCGCTTCTACGGCCGCGTGTACGGTCTCTCCCCCGTCCGCCAGCGCGAGCGCGAAGACGCCGTCATCTCGTTGACGGGAATCGCCGACTACGCTGATCGCCTCGGCGGCCAGCTCTCCGGCGGCTGGAAGCAGCGCCTCGCCCTCGCCTGCGCCCTCATCCACGAACCGGAGGTCCTCTTCCTCGACGAACCCACGGCCGGCATCGACCCGGTCGCGCGACGCGAGCTGTGGGACCTCCTTTTCGAACTGTCGCACCGCGGCGTGACCATGTTCGTCACGACGCACTACATGGACGAGGCGGAGCGCTGCACCCACGTCGGCTACATCTACCAGGCGCGGCTGATCGCCCTCGGTCGCCCCGACGAATTGAAGCTCGGCGAGGCCGTCACCCCGCCGGGCACGCAGCGCTACGAAATCACCTGCGCCGCCCCCGCCGACGCCCTCGCCCGCGCCCGCCAGCTCCCCGAAGTCCGCGACGCCACCATGTTCGGCGACACGCTCCACATCCTCGTCGCCGACACGCTCCCGCCCGAATCCCTCCTCGCCCAGGTCGCCCCAAGTCAATCGGACGCAACTTTCCGCCCCATCGGCCCGAGCCTCGAAGACGTCTTCGTCCTCCTCAGCCGCGCGCAGGAATCGCGCCCACGCGCGCAATCAAAGCCGCGACCGTAA
- a CDS encoding OmpA family protein produces the protein MAWMTRNPALTLSLTALFLTLGVTGCGPDAKQKKIDELTAENDGLKQEIEDRDRQLNDAMVRENDSKSTIDELNQQLAKARADGKNSEGWVTMPSFDMISVPGSVLFEAGKADLTSGGRAKLAQIASDIRAKYSDRDIFVFGHTDDQPIRKSKWKDNWELGANRSLKVIRALSELGIPNDSLVQANCGQYRPKTSNTNDKARLQNRRVEFYAVKKNAGAIDGTSARGTSDE, from the coding sequence ATGGCATGGATGACACGCAACCCCGCTCTCACTCTTTCCCTGACCGCACTTTTCCTGACACTTGGCGTGACCGGCTGCGGGCCCGACGCCAAACAGAAAAAGATCGATGAACTCACCGCCGAGAACGACGGTCTCAAGCAGGAGATCGAGGACCGCGACCGGCAGCTCAACGATGCGATGGTCCGCGAGAACGACTCGAAGAGCACGATCGACGAGTTGAACCAGCAGCTCGCGAAGGCGCGCGCCGACGGCAAGAACAGCGAGGGCTGGGTCACGATGCCCAGCTTCGACATGATCTCGGTGCCGGGCTCGGTGCTGTTTGAGGCGGGCAAGGCGGACCTGACGTCCGGCGGCCGGGCGAAACTGGCCCAGATCGCCTCGGACATCCGCGCGAAATACAGCGATCGCGACATCTTCGTGTTCGGTCATACCGACGACCAGCCGATCCGCAAGAGCAAGTGGAAGGACAACTGGGAACTCGGGGCGAACCGCTCGCTCAAGGTGATTCGCGCCCTGTCCGAACTCGGCATTCCCAACGACTCGCTGGTCCAGGCGAACTGCGGCCAGTACCGGCCGAAGACATCGAACACTAACGACAAGGCGCGGCTGCAAAACCGCCGCGTGGAGTTCTACGCGGTCAAGAAGAACGCCGGCGCGATTGATGGCACATCGGCCCGGGGAACGAGCGACGAGTAG
- a CDS encoding prepilin peptidase encodes MAEGWILIANNLVIPVAILGAIVGSFLNVVIYRLPLGLSVFSPRWSFCPHCRRTIRPLDNIPIVGWLILKGRCRACGVPISPIYPLIEALTALVFVTLWDVLFTARLVPGIAGVRTDWPMILAYFALFSGLLASSAMDIESYTIDIRISIVVMIVAVAAHAVRGMPDVVLTTTDDRSLGFLPPGLCVIAAAGGLTWLTGWVVMAAWPRPRTAADVRPGEVTTGVSDPAPSEPPTSSPSSESSAIPIVLLTLLVIALIIWQRVAPDFNGGLPFSPVALRFLIASVICMTALILASWIPRPVDAEIVGEIEDSRHHARSLAVRELATFVPALIVAIGVFLWLRGREGVSLRSEWTDLHRAYADSWHWAKFVGGALHAIGGMVIGAALGWTVRIMGTLAFGKEAYGTGDIYLMGTIGAAAGVANLVFGFFLAAVLALIGVAASLFHKSNRVISFGPWLALGSFVALALEGFLLDFFKPATGLLWSLISGTSAWRFGG; translated from the coding sequence ATGGCGGAGGGCTGGATACTCATCGCGAACAACCTCGTGATCCCCGTGGCGATACTGGGCGCGATCGTCGGCAGCTTTCTGAACGTCGTCATCTATCGGCTCCCACTCGGCCTTTCGGTCTTCTCGCCCCGATGGTCCTTCTGTCCGCATTGTCGGCGGACGATCCGCCCGTTGGACAACATTCCGATCGTCGGATGGCTGATCCTGAAGGGACGCTGCCGGGCGTGCGGCGTACCCATCTCACCGATTTACCCTTTGATTGAAGCGCTGACGGCGCTGGTCTTTGTCACCCTCTGGGATGTGCTGTTCACGGCCCGGCTGGTCCCCGGGATTGCCGGAGTGCGGACCGATTGGCCCATGATCCTGGCGTATTTCGCTCTCTTTTCCGGCTTGCTGGCCAGCTCGGCCATGGACATTGAGTCCTACACCATCGATATTCGTATCTCCATCGTCGTGATGATCGTCGCCGTCGCTGCGCATGCGGTCCGCGGCATGCCCGATGTCGTCCTCACGACCACGGACGATCGGTCGCTGGGCTTTCTGCCGCCGGGTCTTTGCGTGATCGCCGCGGCGGGAGGACTGACGTGGCTGACCGGCTGGGTCGTCATGGCCGCCTGGCCCCGCCCCCGCACGGCCGCGGACGTTCGACCGGGCGAGGTGACGACCGGTGTCTCCGATCCTGCGCCCTCGGAGCCTCCCACCTCCAGCCCCTCGTCCGAATCCTCCGCCATTCCCATCGTCCTGCTCACGCTCCTTGTCATCGCCCTGATAATCTGGCAACGTGTCGCACCCGATTTCAACGGCGGCCTTCCTTTCTCTCCGGTGGCGCTTCGCTTTCTCATTGCGTCGGTCATCTGCATGACCGCCCTCATATTGGCGTCCTGGATTCCGCGGCCGGTAGATGCCGAAATCGTCGGGGAGATCGAAGATTCTCGGCATCACGCCCGGTCCCTCGCGGTTCGCGAGCTGGCGACGTTTGTTCCCGCGCTGATCGTCGCGATCGGCGTGTTCCTTTGGCTCCGGGGCCGCGAGGGCGTGAGCCTGCGCAGCGAATGGACCGACCTGCATCGGGCCTACGCGGATTCCTGGCATTGGGCGAAGTTCGTCGGCGGCGCGCTCCATGCCATCGGGGGCATGGTGATCGGGGCGGCCCTGGGTTGGACGGTCCGTATCATGGGAACGCTGGCGTTCGGGAAGGAGGCGTATGGGACGGGAGATATCTACCTGATGGGGACCATTGGCGCCGCGGCGGGAGTCGCCAATCTCGTATTCGGGTTCTTTCTCGCCGCCGTTCTTGCCCTGATCGGCGTGGCGGCGTCTCTCTTCCATAAGTCCAACCGCGTCATTTCATTCGGGCCCTGGTTGGCCCTGGGATCGTTCGTGGCCCTCGCGTTGGAGGGATTCCTGTTAGACTTCTTCAAGCCCGCGACCGGCCTTCTGTGGAGCCTGATATCCGGCACGTCGGCGTGGCGATTTGGAGGTTGA
- a CDS encoding shikimate kinase, translating into MNLVLVGYRGSGKSTVGEILARRMGWRFLDLDAVIVERAGQSIAQLFATEGEAGFRRREKEACESLRKAKNHVVALGGGALEDPETRLAAKRLGKIVWLRAPAAILWSRISRDPSSPRNRPDLTPGGGLAEVETTLKLREANYGAMAAHQVDTISDSPEQVAEAIELWFRANDTEQTEA; encoded by the coding sequence GTGAATCTCGTCCTCGTCGGTTATCGCGGCAGCGGGAAAAGCACCGTCGGCGAAATCCTCGCGCGGCGGATGGGCTGGCGTTTCCTCGATCTGGATGCCGTGATCGTCGAGCGCGCGGGCCAGTCCATCGCGCAGCTCTTCGCGACCGAGGGAGAGGCCGGTTTCCGCCGTCGCGAAAAGGAGGCTTGCGAATCGCTGCGCAAGGCCAAGAACCATGTCGTCGCCCTCGGCGGTGGCGCACTCGAAGATCCCGAGACGCGCCTCGCCGCCAAGCGCCTGGGCAAGATCGTCTGGCTTCGCGCCCCCGCGGCCATTCTCTGGTCGCGGATCAGCCGTGATCCCAGCAGCCCGCGAAATCGGCCGGACCTCACCCCCGGCGGCGGCCTGGCAGAGGTCGAAACGACGCTGAAGCTCCGCGAGGCGAATTACGGGGCGATGGCCGCACACCAGGTCGATACGATTTCTGACTCCCCGGAACAGGTCGCCGAAGCGATTGAGCTATGGTTCCGCGCCAACGACACCGAACAGACCGAGGCTTAG
- a CDS encoding metallophosphoesterase translates to MKLLFSSDLHGDEAHYTRLLNVARQNRPQLIILGGDMLPDDSALEPDQMGHGQPAYVRGPFRKYIASLREASGCESVMTIFGNHDWGSSVTAMAELEGDGLLNVLSLEKPTLFKGISFLGYSSTPPTPWFVKDFERLDQPKDKPPLLGGARWDARFNRPCTLSATALFGMSRTMVAELADLKRPPDPWVFVAHAPPAESLLDRYYGNLAWGSKAVRDAIEKHQPMLSLHGHIHQAHEVTGHFMDKIGRTVAVNPGQTHSKLNHVLIEVDPAKGAVLNVTHGQAT, encoded by the coding sequence ATGAAATTACTCTTCAGCTCAGACCTGCACGGCGACGAGGCTCATTACACCCGCCTGCTCAACGTCGCGAGGCAAAACCGCCCTCAGCTCATCATCCTGGGGGGGGACATGCTTCCCGATGATTCCGCCCTGGAACCGGACCAAATGGGTCACGGTCAGCCCGCGTACGTCCGTGGGCCGTTCCGCAAGTACATCGCTTCGTTGAGAGAGGCCTCCGGTTGCGAATCGGTCATGACCATCTTTGGAAACCATGACTGGGGCAGCAGCGTGACCGCGATGGCGGAACTGGAGGGCGATGGGCTGCTGAACGTGCTCAGTCTGGAGAAGCCGACCCTTTTCAAAGGCATCTCCTTTTTGGGATATTCGAGCACGCCGCCGACGCCGTGGTTCGTCAAGGATTTTGAGCGCCTGGATCAACCCAAGGATAAGCCGCCGCTCCTCGGCGGCGCGCGCTGGGATGCGCGGTTCAACCGACCCTGCACGCTCAGCGCCACCGCGCTTTTCGGGATGAGCCGGACGATGGTCGCCGAACTGGCCGATCTCAAGCGGCCTCCCGATCCGTGGGTCTTCGTCGCCCACGCGCCGCCGGCCGAGTCACTGCTCGACCGCTACTATGGAAACCTCGCCTGGGGTTCCAAGGCGGTCCGCGACGCGATCGAAAAGCACCAGCCGATGCTTTCGCTGCACGGCCACATTCATCAGGCGCATGAAGTCACCGGGCACTTCATGGATAAGATCGGTCGGACCGTCGCCGTCAATCCCGGTCAAACTCATTCGAAGCTCAATCACGTCCTGATCGAAGTCGACCCCGCCAAGGGGGCGGTCCTGAACGTCACCCACGGACAAGCAACGTGA
- the aroE gene encoding shikimate dehydrogenase produces MTYLISPISGHTPDDVLSHARTALDAGAEAIELRLDLCGPYTVDDLRALRKAVPSNVPLILTIRTIFEGGAWDDGDDVAISKLIELGPMVDYIDVELSWWQGSANIRQKIGLALRRAGHFSQDGGREEIDEAAPRKLILSRHDHTGRPPTLSSDLYLMCDEPACNVSKLAWRARTVRDNFESFELMRSSPKPIIAICMGPHGVASRVLAKKFGAFGTFSAPAAGLETAAGQLTLAEMRALYRWDSINRETAVYGLIGSPIAHSLSPAVHNAGFEAAGVNAVYLPFDVSPGYESFKAFMVEALARPWLDLRGLSITIPHKQNALRFLQEKGGALDDIAARVGAINTFRIEPDGRLDGLNTDYAAALDGICQVLHCEPRQLRGKRAAILGAGGVARAVVAALTDHGADVTIFNRTTDKAAALAAEFGGRHQPWDRRGVIDADLLINCTSVGLWPAVGESPMPEGVRNTKAAVFDTVYRPLQTRLLMEARQEGCRTMDGLSMFVHQAHAQFQYWTGRSVPAEGYRKAAIARVEGDV; encoded by the coding sequence ATGACCTACCTCATCTCACCCATCTCCGGTCACACCCCCGACGATGTCCTCTCGCATGCGCGGACCGCGCTCGATGCCGGCGCGGAAGCCATCGAACTCCGACTCGACCTCTGCGGCCCCTACACCGTCGACGATCTTCGTGCGCTTCGTAAGGCGGTTCCCTCCAACGTACCGTTGATTTTGACCATCCGAACTATCTTTGAAGGCGGCGCGTGGGATGACGGCGACGATGTGGCAATAAGCAAACTGATCGAATTGGGTCCCATGGTGGATTACATCGATGTCGAACTTTCGTGGTGGCAGGGCTCCGCGAACATTCGACAGAAGATCGGCCTGGCGTTACGCCGCGCCGGTCACTTCTCTCAAGACGGCGGTCGCGAAGAGATCGATGAAGCCGCCCCGCGTAAGCTCATCCTCTCTCGTCACGACCACACCGGCCGGCCACCGACACTCTCCTCCGATTTGTACCTTATGTGCGACGAGCCCGCGTGCAATGTTTCCAAGCTCGCCTGGCGCGCGCGGACCGTGCGCGACAACTTCGAGTCATTCGAATTGATGCGCAGCAGTCCGAAACCGATCATCGCCATCTGCATGGGCCCGCACGGCGTTGCCTCGCGCGTCCTTGCCAAAAAGTTCGGCGCGTTCGGCACCTTCTCCGCCCCGGCCGCCGGGCTGGAAACTGCGGCGGGCCAACTGACGCTCGCCGAGATGCGCGCCCTCTATCGCTGGGATTCCATCAACCGGGAGACCGCGGTCTACGGCCTCATCGGATCGCCCATCGCCCACTCGCTCAGCCCCGCCGTTCACAATGCGGGCTTCGAGGCCGCCGGCGTGAACGCCGTGTACCTGCCCTTTGATGTCTCCCCGGGCTATGAGTCCTTCAAAGCATTCATGGTCGAAGCCCTGGCGCGACCCTGGCTCGACCTGCGCGGCTTGTCGATCACGATCCCGCACAAGCAAAACGCCCTGCGGTTCTTGCAGGAAAAGGGCGGTGCCCTCGACGATATCGCGGCGCGCGTGGGCGCCATCAACACGTTCCGAATCGAACCAGACGGCCGCCTCGATGGCCTTAACACCGACTATGCCGCCGCCCTCGACGGCATCTGCCAGGTCCTCCATTGTGAACCCCGGCAGCTTCGCGGGAAGCGCGCGGCCATCCTGGGGGCCGGCGGCGTCGCCCGGGCGGTCGTTGCGGCGCTGACGGACCACGGCGCCGACGTCACCATCTTCAATCGCACGACCGACAAGGCCGCCGCCCTGGCCGCCGAGTTCGGCGGCCGCCACCAACCGTGGGACAGGCGCGGGGTGATTGACGCGGATCTGCTGATTAACTGTACGAGTGTGGGGCTTTGGCCCGCGGTCGGGGAGTCGCCGATGCCGGAGGGCGTACGGAACACGAAGGCCGCCGTCTTCGACACGGTCTATCGTCCCCTGCAGACGCGCCTGCTGATGGAAGCCCGGCAAGAAGGGTGCCGAACCATGGACGGATTGTCGATGTTTGTCCACCAAGCCCATGCCCAGTTCCAATACTGGACCGGCCGATCGGTACCGGCGGAGGGTTATCGTAAGGCGGCGATCGCCCGAGTGGAGGGGGACGTCTGA
- a CDS encoding c-type cytochrome, with amino-acid sequence MTYYPTNDFGPLIKGMVIGGMGIFHVFLAQFAIGGGMMLCFFEWRSQRRRDESARHFVDGYFKTLVLVSFVLGALTGVAMWFTSIQISPGTIGTMVHEFHWIWATEWTFFCLEIVAGYMFYRYGGVLSGRSRLTLLVLYSVAAWMSLFWINGILSWQLTPGEWSQTRRMWSGFFNPSFWPSLAYRTVSALTIASLAACLVINLVKDFAPETRKRLIHQAALGLAPMVLMPALGLWYLAVIPPDSRSWVLGGSPAMTMFMGLAVAASLVIGIYAIVGIIGKRLYFNVTTASLLCVLAFGATAGGEFVREGVRKPFTIREYLYSNSIPRTEVAELRRIGCVARDPYPLRDAQKYPNDQVRLGARVFRVQCSVCHTYDGVNGLAHLAGTWSQEQRRVNIARLQQTKPFMPPFAGTAPEVEAVGQLIGWLAAGRPQWWEETSDPAALREIQEALDAAGPHPNTVQDKAAQVERVLERRDKKGD; translated from the coding sequence ATGACCTACTACCCGACAAACGACTTCGGACCGCTGATCAAGGGAATGGTCATCGGCGGCATGGGGATCTTTCACGTCTTCCTGGCCCAATTCGCCATCGGCGGTGGGATGATGCTGTGCTTTTTCGAGTGGCGCAGCCAGCGGCGCCGCGACGAATCGGCCCGGCACTTCGTCGACGGCTACTTCAAAACGCTTGTTCTGGTCAGCTTCGTTCTGGGAGCGCTGACCGGCGTGGCCATGTGGTTCACTTCCATCCAGATCAGCCCGGGCACCATCGGCACGATGGTCCATGAGTTTCATTGGATCTGGGCGACGGAGTGGACTTTTTTCTGCCTGGAGATCGTCGCGGGGTACATGTTCTACCGTTACGGCGGTGTTTTGTCTGGTCGCTCGCGCCTGACGCTGCTGGTCCTGTATTCCGTCGCCGCGTGGATGAGCCTCTTCTGGATCAACGGGATTTTGTCGTGGCAGTTGACGCCGGGGGAGTGGAGCCAGACGCGGCGGATGTGGTCGGGTTTCTTCAACCCGAGCTTCTGGCCGTCGCTCGCCTACCGGACGGTCAGCGCGCTGACCATTGCCTCGTTGGCGGCGTGCCTGGTGATCAACCTGGTGAAGGACTTCGCGCCGGAGACGCGCAAGCGGTTGATCCATCAGGCGGCACTGGGGCTGGCACCGATGGTCTTGATGCCGGCGCTGGGACTGTGGTACTTAGCGGTCATCCCGCCGGACAGCCGGTCGTGGGTCCTGGGGGGCAGCCCGGCCATGACGATGTTCATGGGTCTCGCCGTCGCGGCGTCGCTGGTCATCGGGATTTACGCCATCGTGGGGATCATCGGGAAGCGGCTTTATTTCAACGTGACCACGGCGTCGCTCCTGTGTGTCCTCGCCTTCGGCGCGACGGCGGGCGGGGAGTTTGTCCGCGAGGGCGTGCGGAAGCCCTTCACCATACGAGAATACCTTTACTCCAACTCGATTCCGCGGACCGAAGTCGCGGAACTTCGACGGATTGGATGCGTCGCGCGCGATCCGTATCCCCTCCGCGACGCCCAGAAATATCCCAATGACCAGGTGCGATTGGGCGCCCGCGTGTTTCGGGTTCAATGCAGCGTGTGCCACACCTACGATGGCGTCAACGGCCTGGCGCATCTTGCCGGGACGTGGTCGCAGGAGCAGCGGCGCGTGAACATCGCCCGGTTGCAACAGACCAAGCCGTTCATGCCGCCGTTTGCGGGCACCGCCCCCGAAGTCGAAGCGGTGGGGCAATTGATCGGATGGCTGGCGGCGGGAAGACCGCAATGGTGGGAAGAAACGAGTGATCCGGCCGCGCTGCGGGAAATTCAGGAGGCATTGGACGCTGCCGGCCCGCATCCCAACACCGTCCAAGACAAGGCGGCACAGGTCGAACGTGTCCTCGAACGGCGTGACAAAAAGGGAGATTAA